A section of the Drosophila sechellia strain sech25 chromosome 3L, ASM438219v1, whole genome shotgun sequence genome encodes:
- the LOC6604823 gene encoding helicase POLQ-like isoform X1: protein MANKYNLCKKRNLDLSEESTSGSHAKRQCTENLFWPEGEDDDSFFSNAHLEDLLGGGKDELFGTQANTSTKKMTQSGSDDELGLFADTSFQSAQTVPPNSASKPDETSAPTDNHQIDLVDGENADELFKKINLYDLSIAEMEDIFHGADDFSEPMVQNTQLFLDAMTFKKPKTPEKLLAAPKDDSMSFISKSVKEGLQGTQYVTCEELKNQSLLDPVNWETQAFADFEKNNQVIDKFPSKGEFYGLPDKVKKMILEHKGIKSLYEWQNECLNLPAIRQRKNLIYALPTSGGKTLVAEILMLRELLCRERNVLFILPYVSIVQEKVSAMSPFAIDLDFIVEEYTAGKGKCPPQPRRKRRSLFIASIEKGAVLMDSLIDVQRPHEIGLVVVDELHLIGEKGRGATLEAFLTKVMFLNANIQIVGMSATIGNLSEISSFLNADVYTRGFRPVELKEYIKCGPDLLEINSAGQTLEEIFVPSRSVEYNYSEAVKRADPDHLAGLISECAPEHCCLVFCPSRKNCENVALLLSRIVPKHKFFEHRRSEKLDLMDALDKMCGILSPVLAKTLPYGIAYHHSGLTTDERKYIETAYRFGVVTVICCTSTLAAGVNLPAKRVIIRAPYVGQEFLTLCKYKQMVGRAGRAGLGEAGESILIAQSKDNLLVGQMLFSPMDKALSSLDQNEAVGLQSLILSVVGLNLAECRRDLNRLVNSTLLSVQAKSLEVAVDEIVLRILREMFKNKVLQLAEPQAKSKINSSDIITSQDASQANRPAGDRRLLIGQSTTFKLTNIGRAAFKAGIDYKRANAIHKELKQAQQQLILTNYLHLLYLVVCFNSNERGDELFPADASILFGVYTSLPLDSQAMFKQLGFTEAHAARLFKTQSVQGPLSLQLNRMYKVLILADILNLLPIPSVASKYNVERGTLQHLISQSTAAASAIVRLCEELEEFWCYKPLFERILHKMDRCGTFELEPLMELPAVKINRARQLYAAGFQTIGDIARVRPSQLVQSLEHMPLRVATEIVSAAKIILMKKLDHLEEETENLKDCLKSSDKN, encoded by the exons ATGGCAAATAAGTATAATTTgtgcaaaaaaagaaatttgGATTTAAGCGAGGAATCAACAAGCGGAAGCCATGCGAAGCGTCAGTGCACCGAAAACCTCTTTTGGCCGGAGGGCGAAGACGACGACAGCTTCTTTTCCAATGCGCATCTGGAGGATTTGCTGGGCGGAGGAAAGGACGAGCTCTTTGGAACGCAAGCAAACACAAGTACCAAAAAGATGACGCAAAGTGGGTCGGATGATGAACTGGGACTCTTTGCGGACACATCCTTTCAAAGTGCACAGACTGTTCCACCCAACAGTGCCTCTAAACCGGATGAAACCAGTGCACCAACTGATAACCATCAAATCGACCTAGTGGACGGGGAAAACGCCGACGAGCTGTTTAAGAAAATCAACCTGTACGATCTGAGTATTGCCGAAATGGAGGATATATTCCATGGCGCCGATGATTTCAGTGAGCCCATGGTTCAAAACACACAACTCTTCTTGGACGCAATGACCTTTAAGAAGCCCAAGACACCAGAGAAGCTACTGGCCGCCCCTAAGGACGACTCCATGTCTTTCATTTCAAAGTCTGTGAAAGAGGGCCTGCAGGGCACGCAGTATGTAACCTGCGAGGAGCTGAAGAACCAATCCCTCCTAGATCCAGTCAATTGGGAGACGCAGGCTTTTGCGGACTTCGAGAAGAATAACCAAGTTATAGACAAGTTTCCCAGCAAGGGCGAATTCTATGGCCTGCCGGATAAGGTCAAAAAGATGATTCTGGAACACAAAGGCATCAAAAGTCTTTATG AATGGCAGAACGAGTGCCTGAATCTACCTGCAATCAGGCAGCGCAAAAATCTGATCTACGCTCTGCCCACAAGTGGTGGAAAAACCCTAGTGGCCGAAATCCTTATGCTGCGTGAATTACTTTGCCGCGAACGCAATGTGCTGTTCATCCTGCCATATGTGTCGATTGTCCAGGAGAAGGTTAGCGCCATGTCTCCATTTGCAATCGACCTGGACTTCATTGTGGAGGAGTACACGGCCGGCAAGGGCAAGTGTCCGCCTCAACCGCGTCGCAAAAGACGTAGTCTCTTCATTGCCTCCATCGAAAAGGGAGCTGTTCTAATGGACAGCCTGATAGACGTACAACGTCCTCATGAGATAGGTCTGGTGGTGGTGGATGAACTGCATTTAATAGGCGAAAAGGGGAGAGGGGCCACCTTGGAAGCTTTCCTTACCAAAGTGATGTTTCTAAATG CCAATATTCAAATTGTTGGCATGAGTGCCACAATAGGAAACCTCAGCGAAATATCCTCTTTTTTGAATGCTGATGTATACACAAGGGGCTTTCGCCCTGTTGAGCTAAAGGAGTACATTAAATGTGGCCCCGATTTGTTGGAAATTAATTCGGCTGGTCAAACGCTGGAGGAGATATTCGTTCCCAGTCGCAGTGTTGAGTACAAT TACAGTGAAGCCGTCAAACGCGCCGATCCCGACCATTTGGCTGGTTTGATAAGCGAATGTGCTCCGGAACACTGCTGCCTGGTTTTCTGTCCTAGTCGCAAGAACTGTGAGAACGTGGCGCTACTTCTCAGTCGCATTGTGCCAAAGCATAAATTTTTCGAGCATCGCCGTAGCGAGAAGCTGGATCTAATGGATGCTCTTGACAAGATGTGCGGCATTCTCAGCCCGGTGTTGGCGAAAACCCTACCCTACGGGATTGCCTATCATCATTCGGGCTTGACAACCGATGAGAGGAAGTACATTGAGACTGCCTATAGATTTGGAGTCGTCACAGTTATTTGCTGCACCTCCACTTTGGCTGCAGGGGTCAACCTACCAGCCAAGCGGGTAATCATACGTGCTCCTTATGTGGGCCAGGAATTTCTGACTTTATGCAAGTATAAGCAAATGGTGGGACGAGCAGGTCGCGCCGGATTGGGTGAAGCTGGCGAGAGTATCCTGATAGCGCAGAGCAAAGACAATCTGCTGGTCGGACAAATGCTTTTTTCGCCCATGGATAAGGCTTTAAGTTCCTTGGATCAAAATGAGGCAGTTGGACTGCAA TCGCTAATTCTAAGCGTGGTTGGCTTGAATTTAGCAGAATGTCGTCGAGACTTGAATCGGCTGGTTAACAGCACGCTGTTGTCTGTGCAGGCCAAATCCCTGGAGGTGGCCGTGGACGAGATCGTGCTCCGTATTCTCCGAGAGATGTTCAAAAATAAAGTGCTGCAGCTTGCCGAACCGCAAGCCAAATCTAAGATCAATTCTTCGGATATTATAACATCGCAGGATGCTAGTCAGGCCAATAGGCCCGCTGGAGATCGACGTTTGCTCATTGGACAGTCGACGACATTTAAGCTGACCAATATTGGAAGAGCGGCCTTCAAGGCAGGCATTGACTACAAGCGTGCAAATGCCATTCACAAGGAGCTAAAGCAggcccagcagcagctcatTCTGACCAACTACTTGCACCTACTGTACCTTGTCGTGTGCTTTAACTCGAACGAAAGAGGAGACGAGTTGTTTCCGGCAGATGCCAGCATTTTGTTTGGAGTTTACACCTCGCTGCCACTGGACTCGCAGGCAATGTTCAAACAACTTGGATTTACAGAGGCCCATGCAGCTAGGCTTTTTAAGACGCAGTCGGTACAGGGTCCATTGTCCCTGCAGCTGAATCGAATGTACAAGGTGCTTATTCTGGCGGATATACTGAATCTCTTGCCGATTCCCTCTGTGGCCAGCAAGTACAACGTGGAGCGGGGAACTCTGCAGCATCTGATCAGCCAATCCACAGCAGCCGCGAGTGCCATTGTGCGCCTGTGCGAGGAGCTGGAAGAGTTCTGGTGCTATAAACCATTGTTTGAGCGGATCCTGCACAAAATGGATCGATGCGGCACATTCGAGCTGGAGCCGCTAATGGAACTGCCAGCGGTTAAGATT AATCGTGCCAGACAGCTGTATGCTGCGGGTTTTCAAACTATTGGGGATATAGCCAGAGTGCGGCCGTCGCAGTTAGTCCAATCATTAGAGCACATGCCTCTTAGAGTGGCCACGGAAATCGTCTCGGCAGCAAAG ATCATTTTAATGAAAAAGCTCGACCATCTGGAAGAGGAAACCGAGAACCTGAAGGACTGTTTAAAATCGTCTGATAAAAATTAG
- the LOC116801141 gene encoding uncharacterized protein LOC116801141: MISYMLAIDMILYFTLLSDFPLWAFLLFKLVFINRPLERIAVVLLNAAAKWYIYPYLKEWIDQEEAKLNSE; the protein is encoded by the coding sequence ATGATATCTTATATGCTGGCTATAGATATGATTCTATATTTTACGCTCTTGTCCGATTTTCCTCTATGGGCTTTCTTGCTTTTTAAGTTGGTGTTTATCAATCGACCGCTGGAGAGGATTGCGGTTGTTTTGTTGAATGCCGCAGCCAAGTGGTATATATATCCGTACTTGAAGGAATGGATTGACCAAGAGGAAGCGAAATTGAACTCGGAATAA
- the LOC6604825 gene encoding uncharacterized protein LOC6604825 yields the protein MDLMELLHQLFLHILHIFKIYVKFALITLVIYFLAEWYILRYGAELEAELDAHLVEGAELREESPERPESNSTLSKVFRFVVNFFIL from the coding sequence ATGGATCTAATGGAGCTTCTGCATCAGCTGTTCCTCCACATACTCCACATTTTTAAGATCTACGTCAAGTTTGCACTGATCACGCTGGTCATCTACTTCCTGGCCGAGTGGTACATACTGCGATATGGAGCAGAATTGGAGGCCGAACTGGACGCCCATCTGGTTGAAGGTGCCGAACTGAGGGAGGAATCCCCCGAGCGACCCGAATCGAATAGCACGCTGAGCAAGGTGTTTCGCTTCGTGGTGAACTTTTTCATCCTGTAA
- the LOC6604824 gene encoding proteoglycan 4 isoform X1: MEKAKGWLLMTATVLLLLSLLASTDAALPFKKVSIAKTPASTSSTTSTTTEVPAVEEEEVEEEQPVPTADGGDGSKSDNGTLSKNSKLTGIPQIDYIWDPNLPRELRGYNLSTYPFLSTVPPMDEIHFKCEGLHDGFYASIEYKCQIYHHCVYGIRHDFLCANFTAFDQRTFICHFASDVDCEGSQKYWNRNDELYMATTTTSTSTTTTPAPPTQPPAPRRRPQRPQRPLRRPYNRRPIDDYYYEDQDQYEDDYYEERPVRRPKPRPRQRKPQVEPEYDDEYDDKRAEAKKPIRRNRNRYRDEEEALDEDYDERPSKRPRGKPTAGTAGRKISPRKPGRVEERRSFNEDRPLGRRRSEKDRTTPSSALDDLDEYEKPYNGADQVEAAEEQTPQKVKTTPKPLKEFITPKAAAASVYARPRAPPRIARPVPINEKKKFSYPVQKITATTQAPSNSAQEEEDYPEEQVEDDYEQPPARNTPRRRTPASRAEQKPTRTTLRKPVTDKKPVDEEYDEPAEPEPLRKRKRPLAPRSRVPAADVDFEDEEYEESMAPVSTAAPLRNQRLRAKTTTRKPTAPPRPRKPIVEEEEELEHPVEAVEEEAPAPRSRANSLSGRNAGAGFSQRPSSVRVVKRPFLPSRGGSPYLPRGLQPVGVALKPLPTTDSTPIDMGSTISGVRLLEHGAPLLRGNPDSGEDDEEDAPPSPSPPRTTLPPRSALPATPKRVEPQRPKLNLDELYENDYDVTLNDALDPTLKPLSPQHPHPHSHQLPYQQQHQSQRQYATAYNPFAYQPAYQSPTPASASAPASASQAASYHSDSYFSSTDIRRRAIVPAQTARPHRLEYAAAGGAAGGPSSGGAVSGSGVSRSHQPLGGRIAQHFYDDFAY; this comes from the exons ATGGAAAAAGCCAAAGGCTGGCTGTTAATGACAGCAACAG tgctgctgctgctgagccTGTTGGCCTCCACAGATGCCGCCCTGCCCTTCAAGAAGGTGTCCATTGCCAAGACACCCGCCTCCAcgagcagcaccaccagcaccacgacgGAAGTGCCGGCCGTCGAGGAGGAGGAagtggaggaggagcagccagTGCCCACCGCAGATGGTGGTGATGGTAGCAAG TCGGACAATGGCACTCTGTCGAAGAACTCCAAGCTGACTGGCATCCCGCAGATCGACTACATCTGGGATCCCAATTTGCCCAGGGAACTGAGAGG CTACAACCTGTCGACCTATCCCTTTCTATCCACTGTGCCGCCCATGGACGAGATCCACTTCAAGTGCGAGGGGCTGCACGACGGCTTCTATGCCTCCATCGAGTACAAGTGTCAG ATCTATCACCACTGCGTCTATGGCATAAGGCACGACTTTCTGTGCGCCAACTTCACGGCCTTCGACCAGCGCACCTTCATCTGCCACTTTGCATCCGATGTGGACTGCGAGGGATCCCAGAAATACTGGAACAG AAACGATGAACTCTATATGGCCACCACTACCACGTCGACGAGTACCACAACTACGCCAGCGCCACCCACTCAGCCACCTGCACCTCGTCGTCGCCCTCAGAGACCACAGCGTCCGCTGAGACGACCCTATAATCGCAGACCCATCGATGACTACTACTACGAGGATCAGGATCAGTACGAGGATGATTACTACGAGGAGCGTCCCGTCCGACGGCCCAAGCCAAGACCACGTCAAAGGAAACCCCAAGTGGAGCCGGAGTACGATGATGAGTACGATGACAAGCGGGCGGAGGCCAAGAAACCCATCAGGCGCAACAGGAATCGTTACCGCGATGAGGAGGAAGCACTGGATGAGGACTATGACGAGCGGCCAAGTAAAAGACCAAGAGGAAAACCCACTGCAGGAACGGCGGGTCGAAAGATATCTCCCAGGAAACCAGGTCGAGTGGAGGAACGGCGCAGCTTCAACGAAGATCGTCCGTTGGGAAGGAGACGTAGTGAAAAGGATAGGACAACTCCATCATCCGCGCTGGACGACCTGGATGAATATGAAAAACCCTATAACGGTGCAGATCAGGTGGAGGCCGCTGAGGAGCAAACGCCCCAAAAGGTGAAGACTACTCCAAAGCCATTGAAAGAATTTATCACTCCGAAGGCGGCAGCCGCTTCCGTTTATGCACGTCCACGAGCTCCACCAAGGATTGCGCGACCTGTTCCCATAAATGAGAAGAAGAAGTTCTCCTATCCAGTGCAAAAGATCACGGCCACCACACAGGCACCATCCAACAGTGCCCAAGAGGAGGAGGACTATCCTGAAGAGCAGGTAGAGGATGACTACGAACAGCCTCCAGCTAGAAACACTCCTCGCAGACGTACGCCAGCATCTCGAGCTGAGCAGAAGCCCACCAGAACCACTTTGCGAAAGCCAGTGACAGACAAAAAGCCCGTCGATGAGGAGTATGATGAGCCGGCGGAGCCGGAACCTCTGAGGAAGCGCAAGCGTCCCTTGGCTCCCAGGTCCCGTGTCCCAGCAGCAGATGTGGACTTCGAGGATGAGGAGTACGAGGAGAGTATGGCGCCCGTTTCCACAGCAGCTCCCTTGAGAAACCAGAGACTGAGAGCCAAGACAACTACCCGGAAGCCCACAGCGCCACCACGTCCACGCAAGCCAATCGtagaggaggaagaggagctGGAGCATCCAGTGGAAGCCGTCGAGGAGGAAGCACCTGCACCCAGATCGCGAGCAAATTCATTGAGCGGGCGAAACGCTGGCGCTGGTTTTTCGCAGCGCCCTTCATCGGTACGTGTGGTCAAGAGACCTTTCCTACCCTCCAGGGGCGGTAGTCCATACCTGCCCCGTGGCCTTCAGCCGGTGGGTGTGGCCTTAAAACCATTACCAACCACCGACAGCACGCCCATCGACATGGGTTCCACCATTTCGGGAGTGCGTCTGCTCGAGCATGGGGCTCCTCTGTTGAGGGGTAATCCTGATAGCGGTGAAGATGACGAGGAGGACGCTCCTCCATCGCCCAGTCCACCTAGAACGACTCTCCCGCCTCGCAGTGCCCTGCCCGCCACGCCTAAGCGTGTGGAACCGCAGCGACCAAAACTGAATCTCGACGAGCTCTACGAGAACGACTACGATGTGACATTGAACGATGCGCTCGATCCCACGCTGAAACCGCTCTCGCCCCAGCATCCGCATCCTCATTCGCATCAGCTTCCataccagcagcagcatcaatcGCAGCGGCAATATGCTACCGCCTATAATCCATTTGCCTATCAGCCAGCGTATCAATCACCAACACCCGCTTCAGCATCCGCACCTGCATCCGCATCGCAAGCAGCGAGCTATCATAGTGATTCCTATTTCTCGTCGACAGATATACGCAGGCGGGCTATTGTCCCGGCGCAAACCGCGCGTCCACATCGACTCGAATACGCTGCTGCCGGAGGAGCAGCCGGCGGACCTTCCAGCGGAGGAGCCGTCTCCGGGTCGGGAGTGAGCCGGAGCCACCAGCCGCTGGGCGGACGGATTGCCCAGCATTTCTACGACGACTTTGCCTACTGA
- the LOC6604824 gene encoding nucleolar protein dao-5 isoform X2, whose translation MEKAKGWLLMTATVLLLLSLLASTDAALPFKKVSIAKTPASTSSTTSTTTEVPAVEEEEVEEEQPVPTADGGDGSKSDNGTLSKNSKLTGIPQIDYIWDPNLPRELRGYNLSTYPFLSTVPPMDEIHFKCEGLHDGFYASIEYKCQIYHHCVYGIRHDFLCANFTAFDQRTFICHFASDVDCEGSQKYWNRNDELYMATTTTSTSTTTTPAPPTQPPAPRRRPQRPQRPLRRPYNRRPIDDYYYEDQDQYEDDYYEERPVRRPKPRPRQRKPQVEPEYDDEYDDKRAEAKKPIRRNRNRYRDEEEALDEDYDERPSKRPRGKPTAGTAGRKISPRKPGRVEERRSFNEDRPLGRRRSEKDRTTPSSALDDLDEYEKPYNGADQVEAAEEQTPQKVKTTPKPLKEFITPKAAAASVYARPRAPPRIARPVPINEKKKFSYPVQKITATTQAPSNSAQEEEDYPEEQVEDDYEQPPARNTPRRRTPASRAEQKPTRTTLRKPVTDKKPVDEEYDEPAEPEPLRKRKRPLAPRSRVPAADVDFEDEEYEESMAPVSTAAPLRNQRLRAKTTTRKPTAPPRPRKPIVEEEEELEHPVEAVEEEAPAPRSRANSLSGRNAGAGFSQRPSSIYAGGLLSRRKPRVHIDSNTLLPEEQPADLPAEEPSPGRE comes from the exons ATGGAAAAAGCCAAAGGCTGGCTGTTAATGACAGCAACAG tgctgctgctgctgagccTGTTGGCCTCCACAGATGCCGCCCTGCCCTTCAAGAAGGTGTCCATTGCCAAGACACCCGCCTCCAcgagcagcaccaccagcaccacgacgGAAGTGCCGGCCGTCGAGGAGGAGGAagtggaggaggagcagccagTGCCCACCGCAGATGGTGGTGATGGTAGCAAG TCGGACAATGGCACTCTGTCGAAGAACTCCAAGCTGACTGGCATCCCGCAGATCGACTACATCTGGGATCCCAATTTGCCCAGGGAACTGAGAGG CTACAACCTGTCGACCTATCCCTTTCTATCCACTGTGCCGCCCATGGACGAGATCCACTTCAAGTGCGAGGGGCTGCACGACGGCTTCTATGCCTCCATCGAGTACAAGTGTCAG ATCTATCACCACTGCGTCTATGGCATAAGGCACGACTTTCTGTGCGCCAACTTCACGGCCTTCGACCAGCGCACCTTCATCTGCCACTTTGCATCCGATGTGGACTGCGAGGGATCCCAGAAATACTGGAACAG AAACGATGAACTCTATATGGCCACCACTACCACGTCGACGAGTACCACAACTACGCCAGCGCCACCCACTCAGCCACCTGCACCTCGTCGTCGCCCTCAGAGACCACAGCGTCCGCTGAGACGACCCTATAATCGCAGACCCATCGATGACTACTACTACGAGGATCAGGATCAGTACGAGGATGATTACTACGAGGAGCGTCCCGTCCGACGGCCCAAGCCAAGACCACGTCAAAGGAAACCCCAAGTGGAGCCGGAGTACGATGATGAGTACGATGACAAGCGGGCGGAGGCCAAGAAACCCATCAGGCGCAACAGGAATCGTTACCGCGATGAGGAGGAAGCACTGGATGAGGACTATGACGAGCGGCCAAGTAAAAGACCAAGAGGAAAACCCACTGCAGGAACGGCGGGTCGAAAGATATCTCCCAGGAAACCAGGTCGAGTGGAGGAACGGCGCAGCTTCAACGAAGATCGTCCGTTGGGAAGGAGACGTAGTGAAAAGGATAGGACAACTCCATCATCCGCGCTGGACGACCTGGATGAATATGAAAAACCCTATAACGGTGCAGATCAGGTGGAGGCCGCTGAGGAGCAAACGCCCCAAAAGGTGAAGACTACTCCAAAGCCATTGAAAGAATTTATCACTCCGAAGGCGGCAGCCGCTTCCGTTTATGCACGTCCACGAGCTCCACCAAGGATTGCGCGACCTGTTCCCATAAATGAGAAGAAGAAGTTCTCCTATCCAGTGCAAAAGATCACGGCCACCACACAGGCACCATCCAACAGTGCCCAAGAGGAGGAGGACTATCCTGAAGAGCAGGTAGAGGATGACTACGAACAGCCTCCAGCTAGAAACACTCCTCGCAGACGTACGCCAGCATCTCGAGCTGAGCAGAAGCCCACCAGAACCACTTTGCGAAAGCCAGTGACAGACAAAAAGCCCGTCGATGAGGAGTATGATGAGCCGGCGGAGCCGGAACCTCTGAGGAAGCGCAAGCGTCCCTTGGCTCCCAGGTCCCGTGTCCCAGCAGCAGATGTGGACTTCGAGGATGAGGAGTACGAGGAGAGTATGGCGCCCGTTTCCACAGCAGCTCCCTTGAGAAACCAGAGACTGAGAGCCAAGACAACTACCCGGAAGCCCACAGCGCCACCACGTCCACGCAAGCCAATCGtagaggaggaagaggagctGGAGCATCCAGTGGAAGCCGTCGAGGAGGAAGCACCTGCACCCAGATCGCGAGCAAATTCATTGAGCGGGCGAAACGCTGGCGCTGGTTTTTCGCAGCGCCCTTCATCG ATATACGCAGGCGGGCTATTGTCCCGGCGCAAACCGCGCGTCCACATCGACTCGAATACGCTGCTGCCGGAGGAGCAGCCGGCGGACCTTCCAGCGGAGGAGCCGTCTCCGGGTCGGGAGTGA
- the LOC6604823 gene encoding helicase POLQ-like isoform X2 — MANKYNLCKKRNLDLSEESTSGSHAKRQCTENLFWPEGEDDDSFFSNAHLEDLLGGGKDELFGTQANTSTKKMTQSGSDDELGLFADTSFQSAQTVPPNSASKPDETSAPTDNHQIDLVDGENADELFKKINLYDLSIAEMEDIFHGADDFSEPMVQNTQLFLDAMTFKKPKTPEKLLAAPKDDSMSFISKSVKEGLQGTQYVTCEELKNQSLLDPVNWETQAFADFEKNNQVIDKFPSKGEFYGLPDKVKKMILEHKGIKSLYEWQNECLNLPAIRQRKNLIYALPTSGGKTLVAEILMLRELLCRERNVLFILPYVSIVQEKVSAMSPFAIDLDFIVEEYTAGKGKCPPQPRRKRRSLFIASIEKGAVLMDSLIDVQRPHEIGLVVVDELHLIGEKGRGATLEAFLTKVMFLNANIQIVGMSATIGNLSEISSFLNADVYTRGFRPVELKEYIKCGPDLLEINSAGQTLEEIFVPSRSVEYNYSEAVKRADPDHLAGLISECAPEHCCLVFCPSRKNCENVALLLSRIVPKHKFFEHRRSEKLDLMDALDKMCGILSPVLAKTLPYGIAYHHSGLTTDERKYIETAYRFGVVTVICCTSTLAAGVNLPAKRVIIRAPYVGQEFLTLCKYKQMVGRAGRAGLGEAGESILIAQSKDNLLVGQMLFSPMDKALSSLDQNEAVGLQQFKLFFLVANSKRGWLEFSRMSSRLESAG, encoded by the exons ATGGCAAATAAGTATAATTTgtgcaaaaaaagaaatttgGATTTAAGCGAGGAATCAACAAGCGGAAGCCATGCGAAGCGTCAGTGCACCGAAAACCTCTTTTGGCCGGAGGGCGAAGACGACGACAGCTTCTTTTCCAATGCGCATCTGGAGGATTTGCTGGGCGGAGGAAAGGACGAGCTCTTTGGAACGCAAGCAAACACAAGTACCAAAAAGATGACGCAAAGTGGGTCGGATGATGAACTGGGACTCTTTGCGGACACATCCTTTCAAAGTGCACAGACTGTTCCACCCAACAGTGCCTCTAAACCGGATGAAACCAGTGCACCAACTGATAACCATCAAATCGACCTAGTGGACGGGGAAAACGCCGACGAGCTGTTTAAGAAAATCAACCTGTACGATCTGAGTATTGCCGAAATGGAGGATATATTCCATGGCGCCGATGATTTCAGTGAGCCCATGGTTCAAAACACACAACTCTTCTTGGACGCAATGACCTTTAAGAAGCCCAAGACACCAGAGAAGCTACTGGCCGCCCCTAAGGACGACTCCATGTCTTTCATTTCAAAGTCTGTGAAAGAGGGCCTGCAGGGCACGCAGTATGTAACCTGCGAGGAGCTGAAGAACCAATCCCTCCTAGATCCAGTCAATTGGGAGACGCAGGCTTTTGCGGACTTCGAGAAGAATAACCAAGTTATAGACAAGTTTCCCAGCAAGGGCGAATTCTATGGCCTGCCGGATAAGGTCAAAAAGATGATTCTGGAACACAAAGGCATCAAAAGTCTTTATG AATGGCAGAACGAGTGCCTGAATCTACCTGCAATCAGGCAGCGCAAAAATCTGATCTACGCTCTGCCCACAAGTGGTGGAAAAACCCTAGTGGCCGAAATCCTTATGCTGCGTGAATTACTTTGCCGCGAACGCAATGTGCTGTTCATCCTGCCATATGTGTCGATTGTCCAGGAGAAGGTTAGCGCCATGTCTCCATTTGCAATCGACCTGGACTTCATTGTGGAGGAGTACACGGCCGGCAAGGGCAAGTGTCCGCCTCAACCGCGTCGCAAAAGACGTAGTCTCTTCATTGCCTCCATCGAAAAGGGAGCTGTTCTAATGGACAGCCTGATAGACGTACAACGTCCTCATGAGATAGGTCTGGTGGTGGTGGATGAACTGCATTTAATAGGCGAAAAGGGGAGAGGGGCCACCTTGGAAGCTTTCCTTACCAAAGTGATGTTTCTAAATG CCAATATTCAAATTGTTGGCATGAGTGCCACAATAGGAAACCTCAGCGAAATATCCTCTTTTTTGAATGCTGATGTATACACAAGGGGCTTTCGCCCTGTTGAGCTAAAGGAGTACATTAAATGTGGCCCCGATTTGTTGGAAATTAATTCGGCTGGTCAAACGCTGGAGGAGATATTCGTTCCCAGTCGCAGTGTTGAGTACAAT TACAGTGAAGCCGTCAAACGCGCCGATCCCGACCATTTGGCTGGTTTGATAAGCGAATGTGCTCCGGAACACTGCTGCCTGGTTTTCTGTCCTAGTCGCAAGAACTGTGAGAACGTGGCGCTACTTCTCAGTCGCATTGTGCCAAAGCATAAATTTTTCGAGCATCGCCGTAGCGAGAAGCTGGATCTAATGGATGCTCTTGACAAGATGTGCGGCATTCTCAGCCCGGTGTTGGCGAAAACCCTACCCTACGGGATTGCCTATCATCATTCGGGCTTGACAACCGATGAGAGGAAGTACATTGAGACTGCCTATAGATTTGGAGTCGTCACAGTTATTTGCTGCACCTCCACTTTGGCTGCAGGGGTCAACCTACCAGCCAAGCGGGTAATCATACGTGCTCCTTATGTGGGCCAGGAATTTCTGACTTTATGCAAGTATAAGCAAATGGTGGGACGAGCAGGTCGCGCCGGATTGGGTGAAGCTGGCGAGAGTATCCTGATAGCGCAGAGCAAAGACAATCTGCTGGTCGGACAAATGCTTTTTTCGCCCATGGATAAGGCTTTAAGTTCCTTGGATCAAAATGAGGCAGTTGGACTGCAA caatttaaattgtttttcctaGTCGCTAATTCTAAGCGTGGTTGGCTTGAATTTAGCAGAATGTCGTCGAGACTTGAATCGGCTGGTTAA